The Deltaproteobacteria bacterium genome includes a region encoding these proteins:
- a CDS encoding GIY-YIG nuclease family protein — protein sequence MAVIPAKAVYILASKRNGTLYIGVTSQLATRVWQHKSKVVEGFSAKY from the coding sequence ATGGCCGTCATTCCCGCGAAAGCGGTTTACATCCTGGCCAGCAAACGGAACGGCACGCTGTACATTGGGGTGACCTCACAGCTGGCAACGCGGGTGTGGCAGCATAAGAGCAAGGTAGTGGAGGGTTTTTCGGCCAAGTACG